The DNA window GCATCCCGACTACAAAAAGGTAAAATATTCACCAGATTTTACAGTTGCAGACGCGATTGCAGCTTTAGAATAACTACGAACAGAGATACAATAATGAAACCAGGGTACATTTATTTAATTCATAGTGTAGGCACATATAGATACAAAATAGGGCTAACTGTAGCACCACGGACACCAGAGGAAAGATTAAAAGAACTGAATAGCCGTCAAAGTCCCTACCCGTTGAAACTCATTCATTATGTGTTTGTTACTGACGTTTATAAAGTAGAGAAAGAAATTCATCAAGCTTGTAAGTCATTTAATGTTTATAGGGAGTGGTTTGAATTTACAAATAACGCATATTTGCAACAAGTTATTCAGTTAATGGAGCGTAGTAATGTAGCGCAAAGACCAAATAATAATTATCAGGATTACAATCAATATCATCAAAAACTAAGTGTTTCTTTGCCTATAATTCCTAGAGATATTGAACGTGCAAGTCAAGAGAGAGAGGAAATCCCAAAATATTTAATATCCAGACGATATGAACCCCACAATCGGTTGAGACAAGGCATAGTCGGGGAGAAAAACAAGAAGAAGAAAATTAAGAAAAGGGAACCTACTGTTTTAGGTAAAGTTTTCAATAATAATTTTTTATTTTTAGTAGCAATAGTCATTTGTATTATTTTATTTTTATATGTTGTGAGTAGATTGATTTAAAAGTGCGTGAATGGGATGATACAGCAAGGGTTTGAAGCCCTTAAATTTTAGAAACTTCAATTGATACAGTTTTATCCCTAAGTTAAATTTTTCGTTTCAACTCTTAGTAGCGGTTACGTCCACCGCCACACCGCCACTGTATCCTCCCCGGTTCCCACCAGATGAACCTCTGTCTTCTCTGGGTTTAGCCTTATTCACTCTCAGGTCACGGCCACACGATAACGCTTTCTGAACTGCAAGAGATGCGATCGCCACCATCGAAGCGATCGCCACCGGCTCATGGCGGTTACGCCATCGCACACTCTTGTTTCAAAGTTTGTCCCGGCTTTTCTGCCTTGACATCAATACCTCTATCAAAGCCGCACGATCAGAGTTAAACGACTCTAAAAGTTGTACTAAAGCTTCTTCTACAATCACTTCTTTATAAGGAGCATGAGCTTTTCCTAGCTCTAACTGGAGTGTAAGGTGCAGTTTGTCTAGCTGATGCAGCACCTCTTCACTGATTTGAAATGTAGATTTACGCAATGAAACTTTTTCTACGTTGACTTGTTGACTTGTTAAAAAGTTAGCTTTCTCGCTTGTTGAATTACTGTTTGGTTGAATGATTGGTGTGCTATCTGGCTGACTTGTTGAAGCGTCAAATGTATATTCACTCTTGGATTGCTGCCTTGTTGACTTGTCAGCTTCTTGACTAGTTGACACTTCATCTTGATGACTTGTTGACTTGTCAGATTTTCGACTTGTTAGTAATTTATCTGATTGACTGGTTAACTTGTCAGCTTCTTGACTTTTTAGTAGTTTATCTGGTTGATTGGTTAACTTGTCAGCTTCTTGACTGGTTGACACTTCATCTTGCTGACTTGTTGACTTGCTAATTTGCTCAAACCCAGCTAGAACTTTATCGGTCGAGGACAACGGATCATTATCATCATTTAATCTGGCGCGTCGTTTTGTCATCTGTCTTTTCACCTTAATTAGATTGCAGCAATTAAATTAGCGATTAACTGGTAAGGCTGCACTAATTTGGGGTCTTTAGCATAGATGTGAATGGGTTCGCCTGCCAGATTTGACTCAGAGAACTTGATTGACTTCGGAACGGCTTCAAATATCTGAATGTTTTGTAGTCTCTTATTTAAGGAGGCTAAGACATCTTGAGTCATGACCGTATTTTCAGCCATTGTTGGCAATACTCCCAGTATTTGTAATTGGGGATTAAGACGTTTTTGAACACTTGCAACTGTTTCCAACAGTGCAGCCAGCCCTTTTAAAGCGAAAAATTGACACTGCACTGGGATAAGAACTGCATCCGCAGCTGCCAAGGCATTAACCGTTAACAGTCCCAAAGAAGGTGGACAGTCAATTAAGATGTGATGGAATTGCTTGAGTACGGGAGCTAGTCGCTCTTTAAGGATGTAAAAGTTACCTACTTTCATGAGTATCTCCGTTTCTCCCTTAGCTAAGTTGATGTCAGCAGGCAGTAAGCTGAGTCCAAATTTAGTAGAAACTACTCCATCGATGACTTCTGCTTTTTCTGTAATTACGTCGTAGCAGCTAATCTGGTCGTCAGCCACTTCCACCCCCAGCCCTGTAGTGAGATTGCCTTGAGGGTCAAGGTCAACAGCGAGGACAGTATCCTTAAGAGCCAGTAGTCCCCCTAAAGATATAGTGGAGGTAGTTTTAGCTACCCCTCCTTTTTGATTTGCTAGTGCAATAATCATTGAATTTTAGGCCAAACATTTTGCCTATGAGCTTACTGGCAAGTCATTAATATAGCAAGTTAGGTTTACAACCAGGCAACTTGCTAAAAAGTTGGGTTGTCAACCAGCTAACTTGTTGGCAAGTTAGAAAGTTATGCTCCTGCCCTGTATGCTAGATGTAGAAGTGTTAAAAAAGACTTCAGAGTAAATCTTGTCTTGAGGTGACAGGATATGGATGAAGTTGTAAAAAAAGTAGCTGCATTGGGTTTGCCTGGAGTAATTTTGGTAATCACAATAGCAACAACAGGGTTGACAGGTGCTGCTGCTATCATCGCAGCTTTAGCCTTTCTGGGTGGGCCTGCGGGTATGCTGGGTGGAATTGCTATTTTGGGACTGACAAGTTTGATTAGCAATGCACTGGCGAAAGTAATTCTGGAAAGTTTCTTAATAAGTATTTATAGCCAGAGACGGCAGACTGAACCACATACAAAGCTTCTTAAAGAAATTGATTTTTTGCTATTGTTTGACCTGAACCTCAAAGAAAGGCTCAAAGCTACAGTAAAAACTTATACAGTAAATATCGCTAAAGAGGTAATGGTTATTTTAGAGAATGTCCCAGGTATGACTCGCGCACACCATAGAGATTTTATAAGTTCTCATCCAATTATGAGGCTTAGGGATGGAACAGTAGTGAGAACATGGAAAAACCCTGTTGGTGTTGACCATGTTTTTTTAGGTGATCGCAATGACAGAATGATTTACGGCGGGTTTGTTGGTTGGATTCACAGTGAAGGTTTACAACAGGCGTTAACTCGTATTAGAAGAGACTTTACTTAAGGAGCATTAATTAGTAACGCGTGGTCAGAAAAAAACCGAACCGAAAAACAACGGAGCGAAATTAAATTTTAAGCAAACGCTTATTCGCAGATGCGAATAAGCCGTGGGATTATATAAATGCAGCCTGGACGTATTTATCATGGCCCCCAATTATTAGTGGACATCAACCAACAGAAAGAACAATTTAGCAACGCATATCTCCAAGCCATCACCAGTGTTGCAGGTTATTCTCTCTACAAACCAGCCGTAGACGACGACAGCGTAGACTGGGGAATAGCAGCCACAGGTCTTATGGGGCGCATCCGTGCGCCTCGCTTAGAATTGCAGCTAAAATCAACATCAAGGGATGTCCTCAACGATAACGCTATCCGCTACTCTCTCAAACTGAAAAACTACAATGATTTACGAATGGTTGACTTTGCCGTTCCTAGAATCTTAATTGTAGTTTTACTTCCCGACAACTTAAGCGAGTGGGTGCAACAATCAGAAGAAGAACTTTGTATGAGGTATTGTGGCTATTGGTTATCGCTCTTCGTCATGCCCGAAACACGAAACACATCGACTGTAACTGTCACCATGCCAAGAAATAATCAATTTACAGTCGCTGCTCTCCAGTCAATTATGCAAGGTATCGGTCAAGGAGTACAACCATGAAAGTTACTGTGCAAGATGCGGAAATTATCAAAAATATAGAACTACAACAACTGAGAGAGTATTTACAATCTCACGGTTGGCACGAAGACAGACCTTTTCTTGATAATGCCACAATCTGGCACAAGGAAGCACAAAAAGGAGAATTTGAAATCTTACTACCAAGCACAAAAAATTTAGGAGATTATCTTCCGAGAGTTCGTGAACTTATCGAAACAATAGCAGATTCCGAAAATCTTTCTTACCTCGAAATTTTAAATGAATTTATTAAAAATTATCCTCATTTAAAAATTCAAGGCTTTGTCACGCAAATTGCAACTCCTAACGCAGATAGATTAAGTGGCGAAGTTACCATTGTTTGTCCAGTTTTTGAGAAATTACGCCAAATCAAAATTGAACTGCTCGACCATGATTATATTTTGGCAATAAAATCTTATCAAGAACGCTTACCTGTAAGATGTACGGGTGATTTAGTTAAAGAAAATAATATTTTTATTTTGAAAAATCCACAAGAATTTCAAATTGAAAATATTTGAATACCATTCCCTTGCAATCGTGACTTAGTAAATAGAGACAATCCGCCGTAATGTCACAATTGATTGGACTGTAAAAGA is part of the Nostoc commune NIES-4072 genome and encodes:
- a CDS encoding GIY-YIG nuclease family protein — translated: MKPGYIYLIHSVGTYRYKIGLTVAPRTPEERLKELNSRQSPYPLKLIHYVFVTDVYKVEKEIHQACKSFNVYREWFEFTNNAYLQQVIQLMERSNVAQRPNNNYQDYNQYHQKLSVSLPIIPRDIERASQEREEIPKYLISRRYEPHNRLRQGIVGEKNKKKKIKKREPTVLGKVFNNNFLFLVAIVICIILFLYVVSRLI
- a CDS encoding ParA family protein; translated protein: MIIALANQKGGVAKTTSTISLGGLLALKDTVLAVDLDPQGNLTTGLGVEVADDQISCYDVITEKAEVIDGVVSTKFGLSLLPADINLAKGETEILMKVGNFYILKERLAPVLKQFHHILIDCPPSLGLLTVNALAAADAVLIPVQCQFFALKGLAALLETVASVQKRLNPQLQILGVLPTMAENTVMTQDVLASLNKRLQNIQIFEAVPKSIKFSESNLAGEPIHIYAKDPKLVQPYQLIANLIAAI
- a CDS encoding DUF4365 domain-containing protein, coding for MQPGRIYHGPQLLVDINQQKEQFSNAYLQAITSVAGYSLYKPAVDDDSVDWGIAATGLMGRIRAPRLELQLKSTSRDVLNDNAIRYSLKLKNYNDLRMVDFAVPRILIVVLLPDNLSEWVQQSEEELCMRYCGYWLSLFVMPETRNTSTVTVTMPRNNQFTVAALQSIMQGIGQGVQP